A part of Arachis hypogaea cultivar Tifrunner chromosome 12, arahy.Tifrunner.gnm2.J5K5, whole genome shotgun sequence genomic DNA contains:
- the LOC112727488 gene encoding homeobox-leucine zipper protein REVOLUTA isoform X1: protein MAISPSGINPAVGSKLSPDSPEALTLANWICCSYSYYLGAELLRSDSLISESVLKHLWHHQDAILCCSLKSVPVFIFANQAGLDMLETTLVALKDITWVFRGSALY, encoded by the exons ATGGCGATTTCTCCATCTGGTATAAACCCGGCAGTTGGCTCAAAACTCTCTCCTGATTCTCCAGAGGCTCTTACACTAGCCAACTGGATCTGCTGCAGTTATAG TTATTATTTGGGGGCAGAGTTGCTGAGATCTGATTCTCTCATTAGTGAGTCAGTGCTTAAACATTTGTGGCATCATCAGGATGCCATTTTGTGCTGTTCTTTGAAG TCGGTGCCGGTGTTCATCTTTGCAAACCAGGCTGGCCTTGACATGTTGGAAACAACTTTGGTGGCTTTAAAAGACATCACATGGGTATTTAGAGGAAG TGCCTTGTATTAA